Genomic DNA from Manihot esculenta cultivar AM560-2 chromosome 15, M.esculenta_v8, whole genome shotgun sequence:
CAGGTGCATACTCACTTGTAGGATTAAGTTTCACAAGTTCATCGGCTGGTTTGCTTGACTCCATAATTTCCTTGGAGATGTGTGGCCGTACAGTCACACTGTAATTTGGATCTCGAATCCGTTTCAGTGTATATACTTGGCAAACATTGAGGGTTGTGATGTATGAATCTCGCAACTTGAGTCTTTGTTTCAAGTATGGGTCTCCTTCAAGAAGATCCTTGTGTCCAGCAAtctgaaatataaaaataaatctataaatgaataaaaattgggAGAAACAAAATTACTAATGCTTATTTCATACCATCGAACTTACCTGGAGAAGAAGGCCCTTGGTTTCCTCATAATTCTTCCTTAACTTCTCACCAAATGACCATAGCTCCTGAGAGACAAGGAGTTTGTCATACAAAGCAGCAATCCCAGGATCTCCCTTGGCAAACACCATTTCAACCAAATCAATAGTGACCCTAAAGAAAGGCCATTCATTGTACATCTCTTGCAGCATATGGAGATTCTTAATGTCCTTTTGAATGACATATCTAAAGGCTGCTCCAAAGCCTAGCCATACTGGAAGATGGAATCTAGTTTGTGTCCAGGCAAAGATCCATGGAATTGCACGGAGAGACTCAATACCCCCACTTGGCTTTCGCTTTGATGGACGGCTTCCAATGTTCATCCTACCATACTCCAACTCTGGTGTGGCCTACAATCATAAGCATAGCAGATCATTATTACCAACAATCATAAGCATAGCAGATCATTATTACCAACAATCATAAGCATAGCAGATCATTATTACCAACTTTTCAAACTCAAGATAGCACATTAAAAACAACAGGATACATGCTTCACTTACTAGGCGGAAATATTCAACAAATCGCGGTTCTTTGAAGACTATGGAGCGGTATTCCTCCGTTGCAACAACAGCCATTTCATCCATTAGCTTACGCCATTCAGGTTTTGGGGAGACTGGGGGATGCATACCATGCTCTAGAGTGGCAGCTGTGAAACGTTGAAGTGTTCTAAAGCACAAGTGCTCCTCTCCAAATGATTGCTCAATAACTTCACCCTGAACAGTAACTCGGAGTGATCCATGAATTGTGTCGGGTGGCTGAGACAATATGGCAAGATGAGTGGGACCACCTCCTCTTCCAACAGTCCCACCACGACCATGAAACATTGTAAGCTTCACGCCAAATTGCTTAGCCACCTTTATAAGCTCCTCTTGAGCCTTATATAACTGCCAGGCTGCAGAGAGTCTTCCAGCATCTTTACCAGAATCTGAGTAACCAATCATGACTTCTTGCTTTCCATCAATGCGGTTTCTGTACCAATCTACTGAAAAGAGCCGAGCCAAAGCAGCAGGAGCTGCCTCCAGATCAGCAAGCTTCTCAAACAGAGGAACCACTCTCAGTGGCTGCTTCACACGGCATTCACGTTGCAGGAGCTCAACGGCGAGCACATCTGATGGTGCAGTTGCCATAGAGATGATGTATGCTCCAAAGTTATCTGCAGGGAGTTCTGATATTACATGAAAGGTGTCCAACACATCTGCAATCTCCTCAGTTTTGGGAAGATCAGGACCAAACAGTGGGCGCTTTCCACTGAGTTCAGATAAAAGCCAGTCCTGTCGGCGTTCTTCGGACCACTCCCTATAGGAACCAATTTCCAAATGCTTGGTGATGGCATCTAGGACATCAGTGTGACGGTCTGATTCTTGCCTAATGTCAAGTCTCACCAGTGAAAGCCCAAAGGTAGAAACTTGCCTCAAGAAATCAAGGAGGCTTCCATCAGCAATTGGCCGGTCACCACAAGAGCAGAGTGACCTATAACACAGTTCAAGAGGTTCCAAGAACTGCACAAAAGAGAAAATCCAATCAGTCCGATATCTAGCGACATAACAACAGCCAATAAGTTAATTTTAAGCTGAAAACTCAGCAAGAAAACAGAAATAAACTTAAGGAGAAAGAAAAACTGATGTTGGCCTCCTGGCTTTACATGAGCTATAGATAAAATAGAGAAAAGGTTTCACAGCCTGCACTTGAATTGTCAAAAGATCCATGTTGAATTCAGGAACAATCCATTCATTGACATCATTAGAAGTACACAAGCCCAAATATATTATCATATATCAGTGCAAAAATAATCTCAAAATAAGAACAACTATATACCTGCTCGACATTAGTGAAAGTTCCCTCCTCTGGGATCTCCGAAATCCCATGGGATAATAATTGACGAGATCGTTCACGTGTCTGGTACAGCTTATCCCTCAAGTCACCAAGAATCACACGATAGGGTTCACTTGGAGGGACTTGTTTCCAAAACTCTGCACCAAAAATAAAGCAAATGGCAATCACATCAATAAATAACAACTACATGGTAAAGTGACTACTCACGAGTTGGAACTTAAAGTGATGTATGTGAAAATAACAACAAAACCACACCACACCACAAATGGATGGTTAAGGAGCTTAGGAAAATTTGGTAGATTAAAATCTCTGAGGCAAGTTAAATGTGGTTACCATTTATCTTTTTACAACAGTtaggagaagaaaaaaaatataaataatatatatatgcattacCATAAAGTACATTCATGACCTATCTTCTTTAAAAGTGGGATACACAGCAAAAtcactttcaaaaaaaaatccatCCCTTTAGGAAAAAAGGGAGATAAAAAGAAATGGTTAATATCAAAATAAGAACTGGTCCATTCCAAGTTACCTATGTAATGTTTTGCATCTCGCTTTGAGGATCTGTGAAGTTCATCTGCACGAACACGGAGTTCATCACTACAACGCCACATGGACAACTGCAATGGAGAAGAAATAGGAAATTAGCCTAACAATAATAACAAAGATGCATAAAGGAGAAATGAGAAAAATGACACTTCATTAATAATTACTATCATAAGGCCAAAACAGAAATCAAGTACCTCAAACATAAGATCCTCAATCTGGGAATAGTATAGATTAGCTGCCATCATTCTAGCCAACAAACAAACATCTCTTGTGACCTCAGGAGTAACCCTAGGATTACCTGCATCTCAGATCAAGAAAATGATAAGCACATGGACAGAcaaattttaactaattaaaagcATATAttgatgcatgttttagaaagagagagagagagaaggacaACTAACAAATGGATCttatagatatttaaaatatcttcaGTTTTTCATCAATACAAAGAGATCATACCGTCACGATCACCACCCATCCACGAAGAAAATTGAATGAGAGGAGCATTATAAGGAACTCTTTCATCAATCCCTATGTTTTTCAAAGCAGTGTCAACACGACGCAGGAACTTTGGGACACCCTTCCAAATTGTCTCATGGAAATAACTCATTCCTGCCCTCATCTCATCTTGGGGAGTTGGAGGGGTCCTTCGAATCTCATCTGTCCGAAA
This window encodes:
- the LOC110601178 gene encoding phosphoenolpyruvate carboxylase isoform X1, which produces MQPRNLEKLASIDAQLRLLVPAKVSEDDKLVEYDALLLDRFLDILQDLHGEDLKETVQECYELSAEYEGKHDCRKLEELGSVLTSLDPGDSIVVAKSFSHMLNLANLAEEVQIAYRRRNKLKKGDFADENSATTESDIEETLKRLVADMKKSPEEVFDALKNQTVDLVLTAHPTQSVRRSLLQKHARIRNCLAQLYAKDITPDDKQELDEALQREIQAAFRTDEIRRTPPTPQDEMRAGMSYFHETIWKGVPKFLRRVDTALKNIGIDERVPYNAPLIQFSSWMGGDRDGNPRVTPEVTRDVCLLARMMAANLYYSQIEDLMFELSMWRCSDELRVRADELHRSSKRDAKHYIEFWKQVPPSEPYRVILGDLRDKLYQTRERSRQLLSHGISEIPEEGTFTNVEQFLEPLELCYRSLCSCGDRPIADGSLLDFLRQVSTFGLSLVRLDIRQESDRHTDVLDAITKHLEIGSYREWSEERRQDWLLSELSGKRPLFGPDLPKTEEIADVLDTFHVISELPADNFGAYIISMATAPSDVLAVELLQRECRVKQPLRVVPLFEKLADLEAAPAALARLFSVDWYRNRIDGKQEVMIGYSDSGKDAGRLSAAWQLYKAQEELIKVAKQFGVKLTMFHGRGGTVGRGGGPTHLAILSQPPDTIHGSLRVTVQGEVIEQSFGEEHLCFRTLQRFTAATLEHGMHPPVSPKPEWRKLMDEMAVVATEEYRSIVFKEPRFVEYFRLATPELEYGRMNIGSRPSKRKPSGGIESLRAIPWIFAWTQTRFHLPVWLGFGAAFRYVIQKDIKNLHMLQEMYNEWPFFRVTIDLVEMVFAKGDPGIAALYDKLLVSQELWSFGEKLRKNYEETKGLLLQIAGHKDLLEGDPYLKQRLKLRDSYITTLNVCQVYTLKRIRDPNYSVTVRPHISKEIMESSKPADELVKLNPTSEYAPGLEDTLILTMKGIAAGMQNTG